Sequence from the bacterium genome:
TCCATGAAACCCAGAAGGATAACGACAATAAGAGAGAAACGGCTTTAAAGAAAAACGGATTGAGGATCATACGGTTCTCAAACCAAGAAGTGATCAATAACCTGGACAGGGTCCTTCAAAAATTGAAAATATATGTCAGGGAAATATAAACCAGGCAACGGGCATTATTTTATAAACAAAAAACCACAATATAAACGTAATTGGAACTCATGTCAAACAACACCGAAAAAATGATCCGGAACATAGCCATCATTGCCCACGTGGACCACGGCAAGACCACCCTGGTGGACGCCCTGCTCCGGCAGAGCGGCACATTCCGCGACAACGAAGAAGTGCCGGAACTGGTGATGGACTCCAACCCCCTGGAACGGGAGCGGGGTATCACCATCTTCTCCAAGAACGCCTCTATCCATTACCGGGGCTACAAGATCAACATCGTGGACACTCCGGGCCACGCCGACTTCGGCTCTGAGGTGGAACGGGTGCTTTCCATGGTGGATGGCGTTCTCTTACTGGTGGACGCGGTGGACGGCCCCATGCCCCAGACCCGCTTCGTGCTCTCCAAGTCGCTGAAGCTGAACCTCAAGCCCATCGTGGTGATCAACAAGGTGGACCGAACCGAGGCCCGGCCCCACTGGGCGCTGGACCAGATCTTTGACCTGTTCGTCTCGCTGGACGCCACCGACGAGCAGCTGGATTTCCCGGTGGTCTATTCCTCGGGCAAGAACGGCACCGCCACCAACGACCTGCAGCATCCCCAGAAGAACATTCTGCCGCTGTTGGACACCATAGTGGACAAGGTCCCGGAGCCCGAGGGCAACCCCGGCGAGCCCTTCCAGATGCTGGTGACCTCCATTGACTACAACGACTACGTGGGACGGATGGCCATCGGCCGCATCCTGCACGGCTCCATCAAAGTGACGGGGAAGGTTTCCCGGATCAGGCGCGACGGCAGCATCGAGACCGGCAAGATAACCAAGCTCTACGGCTGTGAGGGCCTGAAGCGGATCGAGATACAGGAGGCCGGCTCCGGAGACATCGTGGCCATGGCCGGTTTTGAGGACGTGGACATCGGCGAGACCATAGCCGACACTGAGAAGCCCGAGGCTTTGCACTATGTGGACATTGACCTGCCCACCATCGCCATGCTGTTCTCGGTGAACACCAGCCCCTTTGCCGGGCAGGAGGGCCAATACGTGACCTCCCGCCAGCTGCGGGACCGGCTGTACCGGGAGCTGAAGGCCAACGTGGGGCTTAAGGTGGACGACACCGGCTCGCCCGACTCGATGAAGGTCTCGGGGCGGGGCGAACTGCACCTTTCCATCCTGATCGAGACCATGCGGCGCGAGGGCTACGAACTGGCGGTATCCCGGCCCGAGGTGATCATGCGGGAGATCGAGGGCAAGCTGTGCGAGCCCTTTGAATATCTGGTGATAGACGTGGACGACGCCTACGTGGGCCCGGTGATGGAGCGGCTGGGCGGCCGCAAGGCCGAGATGCAGAACATGAAGGCCGACGGCAAGGGCCGCACCCGGCTGGAATTCATCATACCGGCCAGGGGCCTGATAGGCTTCAGGGGCCAGTTCCTGACCGATACCCGGGGCACCGGGATCATGCACCACAATTTCGAAAGCTACCAGCCCTACAAGGGAGAGATCAACACCACCCAGAACGGGGTGCTGGTGGCCATGGAGACCGGGGTGGCCGCCTCTTATTCGCTGGACGGCATCCAGGAGCGGGGGATGATGTTCGTGGGGCCGGGCGACAGGGTCTACGAGGGCATGATAGTGGGCGAACGGCCCAAGGAAAACGACCTGGTGGTCAACCTGACCAAGGCCAAGAAACTGGGCAACCAGCGGTCCTCCGGTTCGGAGGATGCCATCCGGCTGACCCCGCCCAAGATCATGACGCTGGAGGAGGCGCTGGAGTTCATCGCCGACGACGAGCTGGTGGAGGTGACCCCCAAGTCCATCCGCCTGCGCAAGAAGATCCTTTCGGACATTGACCGCAGAAGGTCGCGGCGGGTGAAGCCCGGAGCCGAAAACGAGGAATAGATCCTCCAGAACATTCACGAAAGAGCCTTTATGAGCATCACCAAAAAGAACGTGGCCTGGATGACACTGACCGGAGGCCTGGTCATCTTCGTGCTGAAGCTGGCGGCCTATTACCTCTCGGGCTCGGTGGCCCTGCTTTCCGACGCCTTGGAATCCATCGTAAATCTGTTAGCTTCGGGGCTGATGATCTACGCCGTCTATCTTTCCGAGGAACCGGCCGACCGCACCCACAATTACGGACATCAGAAAGTGGAGAACATCTCCAGCCTGATCGAAGGGATACTGATCCTGGTAGCCGCGGTGATGATCGCCGAAAAAGCGGTGGGCCGGCTGATAAGGCCGGCGGCGCTGACCAATGTCAATGTGGCACTGATGATCTCCCTGGCCGCCACCTCCCTGAACGGCCTGCTTTCCTGGCTGCTGCTGCGGACCGCCCGCAAGTTCGGGTCGCTGGCCCTGGAGGGGGATTCCAAGCATCTGCTTTCCGACGTGCTGTCCTCGGCGGCGGTGGTAGTGGGTCTGGCGGTGGCAAAACTTACCGGCTGGTATTTCCTGGATTCGGCCCTGGCCCTGGCCGTGTCCGGCCTGCTGATAAAGATGGCCCTCGAACTGATGAAAAAGTCCTCCACCGGGCTGATGGACCAGTCCTGCCCGGAGGAGGAGGCCCGGATCATAGAGGTCTTGAAGCGGCATGACCAGCTGTTCGTGGATTTTCATGACATCAAGACCAGGCGCAGCGGCAACCGGGTCTTTGCCGAGTTCCACCTTTCGGTGAAGGGCGATAAAACGGTGGAGGAGGCTCATAACCTGACGGACCATCTGGAGGAAGAACTGGGCCAGGAACTGCCCGAGGTCAGCCTGACCATCCACGTGGAACCGCCCCAGCACTAATAAAGTAAGGGCAGGTTTTAAACCTGCCCCAACAGAA
This genomic interval carries:
- a CDS encoding cation diffusion facilitator family transporter; translated protein: MSITKKNVAWMTLTGGLVIFVLKLAAYYLSGSVALLSDALESIVNLLASGLMIYAVYLSEEPADRTHNYGHQKVENISSLIEGILILVAAVMIAEKAVGRLIRPAALTNVNVALMISLAATSLNGLLSWLLLRTARKFGSLALEGDSKHLLSDVLSSAAVVVGLAVAKLTGWYFLDSALALAVSGLLIKMALELMKKSSTGLMDQSCPEEEARIIEVLKRHDQLFVDFHDIKTRRSGNRVFAEFHLSVKGDKTVEEAHNLTDHLEEELGQELPEVSLTIHVEPPQH
- the typA gene encoding translational GTPase TypA: MSNNTEKMIRNIAIIAHVDHGKTTLVDALLRQSGTFRDNEEVPELVMDSNPLERERGITIFSKNASIHYRGYKINIVDTPGHADFGSEVERVLSMVDGVLLLVDAVDGPMPQTRFVLSKSLKLNLKPIVVINKVDRTEARPHWALDQIFDLFVSLDATDEQLDFPVVYSSGKNGTATNDLQHPQKNILPLLDTIVDKVPEPEGNPGEPFQMLVTSIDYNDYVGRMAIGRILHGSIKVTGKVSRIRRDGSIETGKITKLYGCEGLKRIEIQEAGSGDIVAMAGFEDVDIGETIADTEKPEALHYVDIDLPTIAMLFSVNTSPFAGQEGQYVTSRQLRDRLYRELKANVGLKVDDTGSPDSMKVSGRGELHLSILIETMRREGYELAVSRPEVIMREIEGKLCEPFEYLVIDVDDAYVGPVMERLGGRKAEMQNMKADGKGRTRLEFIIPARGLIGFRGQFLTDTRGTGIMHHNFESYQPYKGEINTTQNGVLVAMETGVAASYSLDGIQERGMMFVGPGDRVYEGMIVGERPKENDLVVNLTKAKKLGNQRSSGSEDAIRLTPPKIMTLEEALEFIADDELVEVTPKSIRLRKKILSDIDRRRSRRVKPGAENEE